The following are from one region of the Nicotiana tomentosiformis chromosome 7, ASM39032v3, whole genome shotgun sequence genome:
- the LOC138895624 gene encoding uncharacterized protein: MRLRSQHRNRRRKKISTSKDTEPKKKADRKPNKNIILLTKDSVRRLRDKYEEEEEDDSGLVARVGMSTEAPKATESVKTVENPSRDEGVSGRDLGEVPESSRIEDASHHNKPTVGTTEGAGLEAPRDGENAPSDPLGAIEIGGFQLLPSFAEEMIQEARALKTLSIEGAHEREDPFHDYFTGDGDVTGLRNLEVSRKDSGEASSLFNEAQQALNRASALYREAFSRSRAELSQYEADLRGLTKERNALRLLCGKKEEEIKDIRAELAKAHQDQTDLIEQAKSEAEKAKTEANAIVVVYRADAEAAQVQAREAAEIAQNRAYWISELVKCQSRRKTLEEIHARGFGLTDEIIKAREHEADAGALASSDDDDDAESKSVS, translated from the exons ATGAGACTTCGATCCCAGCACCGAAACCGACGAAGGAAAAAGATCTCAACCTCTAAGGATacagaacctaagaagaaggcggATCGTAAGCCGAATAAGAACATCATCCTCCTGACCAAAGACTctgttcggcgtctaagggataaatatgaagaagaggaagaagatgacTCTGGGCTAGTGGCCCGAGTGGgaatgagcaccgaggccccaaaAGCCACTGAATCGGTGAAGACTGTAGAGAATCCGTCTCGAGATGAGGGGGTATCGGGAAGAGACTTGggcgaagtccccgagtcatcgaggattGAAGATGCCTCCCATCATAATAAGCCAACGGTGGGTACGACTGAAGGGGCTGGTCTCGAAGCCCCTCGAGAtggagagaacgccccaagtgatccacttggggcaatagaaattggaggcttcCAGCTGCTCCCCTCGTTTGccgaggagatgattcaagaggctcgagccttgaagaccctctccatCGAAGGAGCCCACGAAAGGGAAGATCCCTTCCATGATTACTTTACTGGGGATGGAGATGTTACCGGCCTGAGGAacttggaggtctcgaggaaggactcgggcgaggcatcgagccttttcaacgaagcgcagcaagctctgaatcgg GCCTCAGCGCTTTATCGGGAAGcattttctcggtctcgagctgagctgagtcagtatgaggccgacctccgagggctcacgaaggagagaaatgcccttagACTTCTCTGTgggaaaaaagaagaggagatcaaggacatccgagctgagttggccaaggctcaccaagatcaaacTGACCtaatcgagcag gccaaatctgaagccgaaaaggctAAAACCGAGGCAAATGCGATCGTGGTCGTCTACCGagctgatgctgaagccgctcaagtccaagcgagagaggcagccgagatcgCTCAAAATCGAGCATATTGGATTTCTGAACTCgtcaaatgccaatctcggaggaaaaccctcgaggagatccacgctcgaggtttcggtCTTACCgatgagataataaaggctagagagcatgaagccgaTGCTGGAGCATTAGCCtcctccgatgatgatgatgatgccgagAGCAAGAGCGTGTCCTAG